A single region of the Ferrimicrobium sp. genome encodes:
- a CDS encoding CocE/NonD family hydrolase — protein MARPTERELVVGVDGTRCWRSAFEIPMRDGVQLVADLYEPDREGNAPRPVILERTPYGRRLPRASEQYPGIDRPLTPAEVAAYLTGSDFSVVMQDCRGRGDSQGEFTKYLCEGEDGFDTVEWLGSQDWCDGRVFTMGLSYGAHVQAALASLRPKHLSGMLMDCGGFASAYEAGCRQGGAFELKQVTWAIRHAAKSREAAIVAPSATDLSEDDIWVWIRLWPWEKGKSPISYAPSYEEYLLEQNAESSFTNYWKQVGLYGRGYYSQFPDVPSVHISGWYDPYTMTAVDNFSGLSKAKKSAVYLVLGPWTHGARSTTHAGEVDFGSASTLESRFAPNYLAFRERWFRSLMNGSSQDLFSAGVEFFLMGGGGGHSTDEGRLFHGGRWETSPQWPPVGVESSSWYLHPGGVLSPQNPDVDEDYVEYEYDPRRPFPTVGGAITSGEPVMRGGAYEQLWVVRDGSSKKSVTVPLELREDSVCFESEPLLTDVAVVGRPSLHLWISSSATDTDLYWKLLDVYPPSSSHPHGFAMNITDAILRCRYRDGFENPQAMVPNTVYSLVVEAPDTANLFCRGHRIRILIASSNFPRFDINRNVWPDEHRSRRSVVARNRVHLGGRFPSHVELPIWGKHEGNL, from the coding sequence ATGGCGAGACCGACTGAGAGGGAGCTTGTTGTCGGGGTCGACGGGACTCGTTGCTGGCGCTCAGCGTTTGAGATTCCGATGCGAGACGGCGTCCAACTGGTGGCCGATCTCTACGAACCCGATCGTGAGGGCAACGCACCCCGGCCTGTGATACTGGAGCGCACACCTTATGGTCGCCGTCTTCCAAGGGCGTCCGAGCAGTATCCGGGAATAGACCGTCCGCTGACGCCAGCGGAGGTAGCGGCCTATCTGACGGGTTCTGACTTCAGCGTGGTGATGCAAGACTGTCGAGGTCGTGGAGACTCGCAAGGCGAGTTCACGAAATACCTCTGTGAAGGGGAAGACGGCTTTGATACGGTTGAGTGGCTTGGGTCTCAGGACTGGTGCGATGGCCGAGTGTTCACCATGGGGTTGTCTTACGGCGCGCACGTGCAGGCGGCCCTCGCCTCGCTCAGGCCAAAGCACCTTTCTGGGATGCTGATGGATTGTGGGGGATTCGCGAGTGCCTATGAGGCGGGTTGCCGTCAGGGTGGAGCCTTTGAATTGAAGCAGGTGACCTGGGCGATCAGGCACGCTGCGAAGAGTCGGGAGGCTGCGATCGTCGCCCCCAGCGCTACTGATCTATCAGAGGATGATATTTGGGTTTGGATTCGTCTGTGGCCTTGGGAGAAGGGTAAGTCACCCATTAGCTACGCGCCGAGCTACGAGGAGTATCTCCTGGAGCAGAACGCCGAGTCCTCTTTTACTAACTACTGGAAGCAGGTTGGGTTGTACGGGCGTGGATACTATTCACAGTTTCCAGATGTTCCCTCGGTTCACATCTCGGGCTGGTACGACCCTTACACTATGACCGCTGTGGATAACTTCTCCGGGCTGTCGAAAGCTAAGAAGAGTGCGGTGTATCTTGTGCTGGGACCATGGACTCACGGTGCACGGAGTACGACGCATGCTGGCGAAGTTGATTTTGGATCCGCCTCGACTCTCGAGAGTCGCTTTGCGCCCAATTACCTTGCGTTTCGTGAACGTTGGTTTCGTTCTCTTATGAACGGTTCAAGCCAGGACTTATTCTCCGCTGGCGTCGAGTTTTTCCTGATGGGAGGCGGAGGCGGTCACTCGACCGATGAGGGACGTCTCTTCCATGGCGGACGTTGGGAAACCAGTCCTCAGTGGCCTCCCGTCGGTGTCGAATCGAGCTCTTGGTATTTGCATCCGGGGGGTGTGCTCAGCCCTCAGAATCCCGATGTTGATGAAGACTATGTCGAGTATGAGTACGACCCTCGTCGTCCATTTCCCACCGTCGGTGGGGCGATCACATCGGGTGAACCTGTGATGCGAGGTGGGGCTTACGAGCAACTGTGGGTGGTGCGAGACGGATCCTCAAAGAAATCCGTCACGGTTCCACTCGAGCTACGCGAGGACTCGGTCTGCTTCGAGTCAGAGCCGCTTTTGACGGATGTCGCAGTGGTCGGTCGCCCTTCGCTACACCTCTGGATCTCGTCGTCCGCCACTGATACGGACCTTTACTGGAAGCTCCTCGATGTGTACCCTCCATCGAGTTCACATCCTCATGGTTTTGCAATGAACATCACCGATGCTATTTTGCGTTGTCGCTATCGCGACGGCTTCGAGAACCCTCAAGCCATGGTTCCCAATACTGTGTATTCATTGGTGGTCGAAGCCCCAGACACTGCTAACTTGTTCTGTCGTGGTCACCGAATCAGAATTTTGATCGCGTCGAGCAACTTCCCGAGATTTGACATCAATCGAAACGTTTGGCCTGACGAGCATCGATCTCGAAGGAGTGTCGTTGCACGCAATCGTGTGCATCTTGGGGGTCGGTTTCCTTCCCATGTAGAACTACCTATCTGGGGCAAACATGAAGGAAATCTATGA